The following proteins are encoded in a genomic region of Carettochelys insculpta isolate YL-2023 chromosome 34, ASM3395843v1, whole genome shotgun sequence:
- the MED11 gene encoding mediator of RNA polymerase II transcription subunit 11, which translates to MRGAWRGRLRRPRGAMATYSVANERLRVLEELEREIGASLQSAGNVILELSKEKPSERLLERQAAQFSASVQKVESELSAQIRYLTQVATGQPHEGSSYAARKGCQMALTRVDYARLKLGELAHTCEHILEQ; encoded by the exons ATGCGCGGCGCCTGGCGGGGCCGCTTACGGCGGCCGCGCGGGGCCATGGCCACCTACAGCGTCGCCAACGAGCGGCTGcgcgtgctggaggagctggagcgcGAGATCGGCGCCTCGCTGCAGAGCGCGG ggaaCGTGATCCTGGAGCTGTCGAAGGAGAAGCCCAGCGAGCGGCTGCTGGAGCGCCAGGCGGCCCAGTTCAGCGCCTCCGTGCAGAAGGTGGAGTCCGAGCTCTCCGCCCAGATCCGCTACCTCACCCAG GTGGCCACGGGGCAGCCCCACGAGGGGTCCAGCTACGCGGCCCGCAAGGGCTGCCAGATGGCGCTGACCCGGGTGGACTACGCCCGCCTGAAGCTGGGGGAGCTGGCCCACACCTGCGAGCACATACTGGAGCAGTAG
- the CXCL16 gene encoding C-X-C motif chemokine 16, which translates to MAAPRLALLLLLLLRAPPAWANEGSIFAACRCHRVSPPADLQLLATRVQSYELCLLHLIRFQLPQKKICGLHTADWVVRLRELVDRKAGADPHKGAQKPPGAPARLTELPGRPAGPTEPPRLWPRPTTRPTEPPRGPARSTEPPGAPARPTEPPGSPARPTEWPEPSARPTQPPEPSARPTEPLGPLARPTGSGGGPSLAPWQGEGADEGPPPRQPQSHLMAVLGLLGVSLALVAVVTYLLCRRSRGAPPGTQPPRQRPWLRFHPCELG; encoded by the exons atgGCCGCCCCCCGCCTggcgctgctgctcctgctgctgctgcgggccCCGCCGG CCTGGGCCAACGAGGGGAGCATCTTTGCCGCCTGTCGGTGCCACAGAGTGAGCCCCCCCGCGGACCTGCAGCTCCTCGCCACCAGGGTGCAGTCCTACGAGCTCTGCCTCTTGCACCTGATCCG GTTCCAGCTGCCCCAGAAGAAAATCTGTGGCCTACACACCGCCGACTGGGTCGTCCGCCTCCGGGAGCTGGTGGATCGCAAGGCTGGGGCCGACCCCCACAAAGGGGCCCAGAAGCCACCCGGAGCCCCGGCCCGACTCACAGAGCTGCCAGGACGCCCAGCCGGGCCCACAGAACCGCCCAGACTCTGGCCCCGACCCACAACACGACCCACAGAGCCGCCCAGAGGCCCGGCCCGATCCACAGAGCCGCCCGGAGCCCCGGCCCGACCCACAGAGCCACCCGGATCCCCGGCCCGACCCACAGAGTGGCCTGAACCCTCAGCCAGACCCACACAGCCGCCTGAACCCTCGGCCAGACCCACAGAGCCTCTGGGACCCCTGGCCCGACCCACTG GCTCTGGCGGGGGGCCCAGCCTGGcgccctggcagggggagggagcagatGAGGGGCCCccacccaggcagccccagtcccacctcATGGCCGTGCTGGGCCTGCTGGGCGTCTCTCTCGCCCTGGTGGCTGTGGTGACCTACCTGCTGTGCCGGAGAAGCCggggggcccccccagggactcagcctcccaggcagagACCCTG GCTGCGGTTCCACCCCTGCGAGCTGGGATGA
- the ZMYND15 gene encoding zinc finger MYND domain-containing protein 15 gives MLKWGLSLLISTGARRGVPQFPHLPRAHLVGTCRTSCTSAGPRRGRETPVEVPPRRSAGILSPGFSCVGLLMPCRDPSAQLALPRRGRPMAVWRLIQLLLLGATGARASGCGLQPAPSSASRIIGGQASRPGEWPWIVSLQTQGHHFCGGSIIHPWWVLSAAHCFPQTRPQEVLVAAGSVTLGIGGVIRRVRRILLHPSYSRSTYDSDLALLLLSRPLPPGRGLGPLCLPAEMDEDDSQWGGCRVAGWGTTQYGQDGGSGALLEVGMEFVTGYRAEVLDLAEVLLSWHRHQHQAGGPRAGPRQLRQEGLIRRLPPDPALWLLHLLPNPCLALALALPPGGLGEPRGRLCGEDPLQLRDLQRAVAFLRLDEEDEGMEPGQALVHVERLLLVTDERGTVMGLDFQLAAPPAPPGPPLEQLALRLLARSMACPLGAGEPRRPRLLAVGDPTLHQLLVPLLPRLGVRLSPGPMRGWGPKPAFSLPSMRVRACHVCRRHSFQARLLPCQQCRAVLYCSERCRTTDWVRSPEDAAHRAWCQRMAGYVARAHQLADLPFTFTPEVTSEGFNKEGFLAARGLTRGYWVLESMMVRTPDYGVGLGGRKPWNPLPSGNPFEALRPEGGTPLPPIPLEPPAPKTYFSSWQEYYAWRGLPLSSPLAVLLTYPLSVYYIVTQLAPRHFPELKLLNKPSLKIHILEAGKEAEMAPLFWELSVLLPPTALELLFLGGALPPEADGQQLLLQRTEAREVRAWAGPAPKAKGGRGGLQVRFCTQATPLLQGPRPDLVIGFNSGFALKDAWLSTLPRLQALRVPAYFTECSEYSCAVDEATVSMATGGSASTPHLNPFRSPFRQPGVDNAMPWYSNAFIFHLLYKGGAGGARQPPGPAPPPAPSPAPQGPAPGPARARRQQKRQNRGGRRHR, from the exons ATGCTGAAGTGGGGACTCTCCCTTCTTATTTCTACAGGCGCCCGGAggggcgtgcctcagtttccccacctgccaCGTGCCCACCTGGTAGGGACTTGCAGGACCTCGTGCACAAG CGCAGGGCCCCGAAGGGGACGTGAGACGCCGGTGGAGGTTCCCCCCCGCCGCAGCGCGGGGATTTTATCCCCCGGGTTCAGCTGCGTGGGTTTGCTGATGCCCTGCCGTGACCccag cgcCCAGCTGGCCCTCCCGCGCCGAGGGCGGCCAATGGCAGTGTGGCGGCTGATACAGCTCCTCCTCCTCGGGGCCACGGGTGCCAGGGCATCAG GGTGCGGCTTGCAGCCcgcacccagctctgcctccaggatCATCGGGGGCCAGGCCAGCCGCCCAGGGGAATGGCCCTGGATTGTGAGCCTCCAGACCCAGGGACACCACTTCTGTGGGGGCAGCATCATCCACCCTTGGTGGGTGCTCAGCGCCGCCCACTGCTTCCCCCAGACCCG CCCCCAGGAGGTGCTGGTGGCGGCCGGCAGCGTGACGCTGGGCATCGGGGGCGTCATCCGGCGGGTCCGGCGGatcctgctccaccccagctaCAGCCGCAGCACTTACGACTCagacctggccctgctcctgctgagccggcccctgccccccggccgcgGCCTGGGCCCCCTCTGCCTGCCCGCGGAGATGGACGAGGACGACAGCCAGTGGGGCGGCTGCCGGGTGGCCGGCTGGGGGACCACCCAGTACG GGCAGGACGGAGGCTCGGGGGCGCTGCTGGAAGTCGGG ATGGAGTTCGTGACGGGGTACCGGGCCGAGGTGCTGGACCTGGCCGAGGTGCTGCTGAGCTGGCACCGGCAccagcaccaggcagggggcCCCCGGGCTGGGCCGCGCCAGCTCCGCCAGGAGGGGCTCATCCGGCGGCTGCCCCCCGACCCGgccctctggctcctgcacctgctgCCCAACCCCTGCCTGGCGCTGGCCCTGGCGCTGCCGCcggggggcctgggggagcccCGGGGGCGGCTCTGCGGGGAGGACCCCCTGCAGCTGCGGGACCTCCAGCGGGCGGTCGCCTTCCTGCGCCTGGACGAAGAGGACGAGGGGATGGAGCCAG GCCAGGCGCTGGTGCATGTggagcgcctcctgctggtgaCGGACGAGCGCGGCACGGTGATGGGCCTGGACTTCCAGCTGGCCGCACCCCCGgcaccccccggccccccgctggagcagctggccctgcgtCTACTGGCACGCAGCATGGCCTGCCCCCTGGGCGCGGGGGAGCCCCGCCGGCCCCGTCTGCTGGCCGTGGGGGACCCCACCTTGCACCA GTTGctggtgccactgctgccccGCCTGGGGGTGCGGCTGAGCCCGGGGCCCATGCGGGGCTGGGGCCCCAAACCTGCCTTCAGCCTCCCCTCCATGCGGGTGCGGGCCTGCCACGTCTGCCGGCGGCACAGCTTCCAGGCGCGGCTGCTGCCCTG CCAGCAGTGCCGGGCCGTGCTGTACTGCTCCGAGCGGTGCCGCACGACTGACTGGGTCCGCAGCCCCGAGGACGCCGCCCACCGTGCCTGGTGCCAGCGCATGGCCGGGTACGTGGCCCGCGCCCACCAGCTGGCCGACCTGCCCTTCACCTTCACCCCAG AGGTGACCAGCGAGGGGTTCAACAAGGAGGGGTTCCTGGCCGCCCGGGGGCTGACACGAGGGTACTGGGTGCTCGAGAGCATGATGGTGCGGACCCCCGACTAcggcgtggggctggggggcaggaagccaTGGAACCCCCTCCCCAGTG gtAACCCCTTTGAAGCGCTGAGGCCGGAGGGgggaacccccctgccccccatccccctggagccccctgcacccaaaaCCTATTTCA GCTCGTGGCAGGAGTACTACGCCTGGCGGGGTCTCCCGCTCAGCTCCCCCCTGGCCGTCCTGCTCACCTACCCCCTAAGCGTCTACTACATCGTCACCCAGCTGGCCCCCCGGCACT tcccagagctgaaGCTGCTGAATAAGCCCTCGCTGAAGATTCACATCCTGGAGGCGGGGAAGGAAGCGGAGATGGCCCCCCTCTTCTGG gagctgtcagtgctgctgccccccacggCGCTGGAGCTGCTGTTCCTGGGGGGCGCGTTGCCCCCCGAGGCCGacgggcagcagctgctgctgcagagaacg gAGGCCCGCGAGGTGCGCGCCTGGGCTGGGCCGGCCCCCAAGGCCAAGGGGGGacgtggggggctgcaggtgagaTTCTGCACCCAGGCCACccccctgctgcagggccccagaCCTGACCTGGTCATCG GGTTCAATTCCGGCTTCGCGCTGAAGGACGCCTGGCTCAGCACCCTGCCCCGGCTGCAG gcGCTCCGGGTGCCGGCCTACTTTACGGAGTGCAGCGAGTACAGCTGCGCGGTGGACGAGGCCACGGTCTCCATGGCCACGGGGGGCAGcgccagcaccccccacctcaaccccttCCGCTCGCCCTTCCGCCAGCCCGGCGTCGACAACGCCATGCC